Part of the Woronichinia naegeliana WA131 genome, TTTGGGGCGATGTAGCCAAAGTTATCACCAACGCTTCGGAGAATTACCTTCAGAAACTGTTCATAAAAATAGGGTCGATTCTGATTCCGCATGAGTTTGTGTCTTTCCTTTGTTTCTGAAGACTTCTCACCCAAGGATCTCGTCAACGAAAGGTCTTAAGTATTGTCTTCTGTCTCTTGTCCATGAATTTTGAAAGGGGGATAAAGCAAACTTTTTTTAATCAAGATTTAATCAAAATTTAACCATGTCTCAATACAATCAAATACATAATAAATCTGTCGTGGTCAGGTCTCTAATTAATTAGGAGTCCACTAATTTTGCTATTGTACTCAAAATGTGATCGATCCTAACTTATTGCTCTTATTTCAAAAATTAAGATGTGTTAGGTTAACTGAAAACAGCCAGTAAGATAAGTCATTAAAATCATGAAAAAATATTCCTATCGTGCAATCAGTTTTGCGTTCATCCTGGCGATCGCGCTTGGCTTAAATAGTTGTGGCGGCGACAACCAAAAAGCGACGGAAAACACTGTCGGCATTACCCTTCCTTTTAAGGACACCATTCGGCCTGTTGGTGCAGGGGCATCTTTTCCAGCCACTTTGTATAAAAACTGGTTTGTACTGTTAAATCGCGCGGTTCCTCAACTCCAATTTGATTATCAATCTGTGGGCAGTGGAGCTGGAATAGAACGTTTTACCAGTAATATTATCGATTTTGGCGCAAGTGACATCGCGATGACAGATGAACAAATTGCTAGGGTCAAGCGAGGCGTTTTGATGTTACCGATGACGGCAGGAAGCATTGTTCTCGCCTACAATTTGCCAGAGGTAAAGAACCTAAAATTATCCAGGGAAGTTTATGTGGATATTTTCCTAGGCAATATTACCAATTGGAATGATCCTAAAATTGCCAAGATAAATCCTGGAGTGACTTTCCCTGATCGACTTATTGCTGTAATACACCGTTCTGATGGAAGTGGCACAACGGCAGTTTTCACTAAACATTTAAATGAGATTAGTCCCGCTTGGGCAAAAGCGATCGGGACAGGAACAGCAGTACAGTGGCCAACGAGGAAAGGACGATTTATTGGGGGGCGGGGAAATGAAGGAGTTGCGGCTTTAGTGGGACAAACTCAAGGGTCAATCGGTTTTATGGAATATGGCTTTGCTACCAAAGGTAATTTAAGCATGGTATCCTTAGAAAACAAAGCGGGTAAATTTGTTGCTCCTTCTAATGAATCGGGTTCGGCAACTCTTTCCCAAGTCGAATTACCCCCTAATTTACGGGCATTTATTACCGATCCTCCTGGAGAAGCATCCTATCCCCTTGTTACCTATAGTTGGATGTTGTTATATAAAAAATACGACAATCCTAATTTGGCGATCGCAATGGAAGCAATGATTCAATTTGGCCTAACCGAAGGACAAAAACAAGCGGCACAATTAGGTTTTATTGAATTACCCCAGAACGTCAAAGAACGAATTGCGGCGGCGGCGGATGAAATTACCCCTGATTTTAAAATCACGCTTCCTCCTAAATAACAGAAACTTGGCGTTAAAGTCCCCCTTTTTAAGGGGGATTTAGGGGGATCAATCCTCACTTACATAATGCTTTGTAGGGACATAATATATTATGTCCTTACTCTATACGCAATTGAGCGATAAAATGCGGTATAAAATATAAACCAAAAAATGATTAGAGGGGGCTTTTCTCCCTCTATTTTTAACTTCATATTGAGACTCATTTATGTTTGAAACGGTTTTTTGGAATGCTTTTATCGCTGGGATTATTAGTGCTTGTTCCATGCCCCTCGGAGCCGTGACTGCCCTGACTTTTCCCGTTAAGTCCAAAATCCAGCAATGCAAACTTCTAGAGGCTTTATCTGGCAAGGGTTTGAGTAATGATTCTCTTGACAGGAAAAAAATATTCTGAAGCCATCATCCCGCTTATCGTTCAAATTTCAAAAACAAAGGATGAAGGGAGTATGAGACTGTAAAATGGAGAAAATCTTAAAGGGCAGGTCAAAAAATGTTGGAATGGTGGACAAAAAACTTTGCCAGTTGTGAATTGGGAGACGAGAGGCTAAACAATCGTGCCTTCTCGATTGGGAAAAAGTTAAGTGAGGGGTTTGGAAAAGCCTTATCAGAAGTGTTTAAGGGAGGAAACGAGTTAAAGAGGGCCTATGAATTTTTGGGAATCCGAAAACAGACTTTGTCAAGATAATAGAGCCGCACTGTGAAATGACAACTGCCGCCGTAGAAGAATATAAGATAATGCTATCAGTCGGAGATACGACCTTCTTAGATTATCGCAATATCAAGGAAAAAAGGGAAGGGTATGGGCCGACTGGAAAAGGAGGGAATGGATTAATACTGCATAGTGCTTTAGCAATTGAGCCAGAAAAAGGACAAGTATTAGGTTTATTATGGCAAAAACTGTGGAATAGGGAGGTAAAAGAAAAGCCCCCAACAGATGAAACGGCGAAGCAGAAAAAAGAAAGACAGAAAGAACAAAGAAAAGCAGCTCGTCAAAGACCATTTGAGGAAAAAGAATCCTACAAATGGGTAGAGGCTCTAAACACCTGTGAGAAACAGGTAGAAAGTTCAACGAGGGTAATTCATGTATTTGACAGAGAAGGAGATGTTTCAGAAGTCTTTGACTCAGTGCGTCAACTCAAGCATACAGGAGTGCTGGTCAGAGCGTCTCATAATCGTAGTTTAGACAAAAATAGTGAACGACTTTGGCAACATTTGGAATCAGAACCGATTCGTTTTCATCAAGAAATCGAGATTCCGAGTACAGGAAAAAGAAAAGCACGGAAGGTTAAGCTTGCCGTCCGATTTTGCTCAGTTAATCTACGAACTCCCTATCGTTTTGATAATCGTGACCCGTTGAATGTCTATGCTGTTTATGCGACAGAAATCGATTGTCCCGAAGGCGAAACTCCTTTATCTTGGATGCTTCTGACTACAGAAGTTGTTGAGACTATTGAGATGGCTGTCACTATTCTTCGTTGGTACACCTACCGATGGCGGGTTGAAGAATTTCATAAAGTCCTTAAGTCTGGTTGTCAGAGTGAGCGTTATCGACTTGCCTCTGATGGAATGAAAACTCTTTTGGGTTTTTTAAGTGTCATTGCTGTTGAACTTTTACACGTTACTTATCTTCATCGTACCCAGCCCGATGCTCTCGCGATTGAAATTCTTAATCCTCTTCAACTTCAGGTGTTAAAAGCAGCCGCCTCTCAAAAACTTCCCCCTATTTTGACTGTTGCTTGGGCTGTCGAGTCTGTTGCTTTTCTTGGTGGTTATCTTGAACATCGTCGTAAAACTCCTCTCGGTATCCAAGTCCTTTGGCGCGGTTGGTTGAAGTTGCATGACCTTTGCCAAGGCTGGCAGCTTGCAATCCGCACTTAACGGGAAAAGTCAGGTGACTGCCCTATTCTGGAAGCCTAAAAATCGAGTTCTGGCTTTTTTGATTGCCTTTGGAGGAGGAGCATTATTGGGGGCTGTGACCATCGATTTAATCGGAAGTGCAAAAGAAAAGGGACATCTTTTAGAATTAATTATTGGATCAATTATTGGTAGTTTATTCTTTACTTTTGTGAATCAAATGGTGAATAACTCAGGTGGATTTTTACGCAAACCCTCGACCACATTAGCCTATCTCACGCAACAAGAAAGTCGTCGCTTTGAAGAAAAAATTAGTCAATTAAAACGCCTAGAAATTTTTCAAGATTTACCCCAACAATGGCGACAAAAATTAGCTGAATGTCTGCGATTTGCCCATTATGCAAAAGGCACTACTTTATATCGTCAAGGTGATCCCAGCGAAAGTCTTTATATTATTGATCAAGGCAAAATAGATCTATTAGACCCCCAAGCGGGCTTGACTCCCTTTAAACATTTGGTAACGAATGATATTTTCGGTAAATTAGCTTTTTTTACGGGATCTCCCCACCAAACCGTTGCTGTCGTTGTGGAAGATACTCAATTAGCGGTTTTGTCTCGTTCAGATTTTGAAGAATTATTAGAAACTTCTCCCTATTTATTGGAAATAACTAAGAAAATGATTGAAGGTGAAGAAATCGCTGATTATCTGCAAAAATATCAAGGATTAGACAAAAATCAAATTCAAACCTGGGTCAATTTAGCCAGGGAAAAAATTCATCAAGACAGAAAAATTCCTAGCGCAGTCAAAATAGAGCAGAAAGAAGCAGAATTTCTGAAATTAGCCCGTCAAATTCGTCGATTCCCTGTTTTTAGCTATCTACCCCAGGAAGATCTAGAGGATATTGCCGCTCGTTTAATCTATCGGCACCAAGCAACGGGTCATATTTTTTTCCAACCGAGTGAGGTTGCCGATTACCTCTATTTTGTTGAGCAGGGAGAAGTTGAAGTTTTCTATCCCAGTCATCTCAATCAGCCTTCTTTGCTGTTAACATCTGGGGATGCTTTTGGGGAATTAGCCTTTATTACGGGTTTAACTCATACAGTGACGGCGATCGCCAAAACAGAGGTAACGGTTTGGATTTTAAAAAAACAAGACTTTGAAGAGATGTTGCAACAGTCGGAAAGTTTAGAAAAGAGCATCAAGATCTTTTTAGAAGATCCCCGTCTCCAGAATTATCTCCAAAAAAGACAGGGTTTCGAGCCGACTAAAGTGACAGATTGGGTAAAACAAGCCCTCGAAAGTATGAATGCCGGTCGGTTAATTCCTTCAGCGACAATGATGACAGAAATCGTTAAGGAACATCAGAATGCACCCATGTCGATTTGGCTAGGCTTGCTGATGGATGGTATTCCCGAAGCTCTAACCATTGGGGCGCATTTGGCAACTCAGCCCTTGAGTAATTCACTTTTAGCAGGACTATTTATCGCCAACTATCCCGAAGCATTATCCAGTTCCAAAGGCATGAAAGAACAAGGTTTTTCGATTCCCAAAATTTTGGTCATGTGG contains:
- the pstS gene encoding phosphate ABC transporter substrate-binding protein PstS — its product is MKKYSYRAISFAFILAIALGLNSCGGDNQKATENTVGITLPFKDTIRPVGAGASFPATLYKNWFVLLNRAVPQLQFDYQSVGSGAGIERFTSNIIDFGASDIAMTDEQIARVKRGVLMLPMTAGSIVLAYNLPEVKNLKLSREVYVDIFLGNITNWNDPKIAKINPGVTFPDRLIAVIHRSDGSGTTAVFTKHLNEISPAWAKAIGTGTAVQWPTRKGRFIGGRGNEGVAALVGQTQGSIGFMEYGFATKGNLSMVSLENKAGKFVAPSNESGSATLSQVELPPNLRAFITDPPGEASYPLVTYSWMLLYKKYDNPNLAIAMEAMIQFGLTEGQKQAAQLGFIELPQNVKERIAAAADEITPDFKITLPPK
- a CDS encoding transposase; its protein translation is MLEWWTKNFASCELGDERLNNRAFSIGKKLSEGFGKALSEVFKGGNELKRAYEFLGIRKQTLSR
- a CDS encoding IS4 family transposase; amino-acid sequence: MTTAAVEEYKIMLSVGDTTFLDYRNIKEKREGYGPTGKGGNGLILHSALAIEPEKGQVLGLLWQKLWNREVKEKPPTDETAKQKKERQKEQRKAARQRPFEEKESYKWVEALNTCEKQVESSTRVIHVFDREGDVSEVFDSVRQLKHTGVLVRASHNRSLDKNSERLWQHLESEPIRFHQEIEIPSTGKRKARKVKLAVRFCSVNLRTPYRFDNRDPLNVYAVYATEIDCPEGETPLSWMLLTTEVVETIEMAVTILRWYTYRWRVEEFHKVLKSGCQSERYRLASDGMKTLLGFLSVIAVELLHVTYLHRTQPDALAIEILNPLQLQVLKAAASQKLPPILTVAWAVESVAFLGGYLEHRRKTPLGIQVLWRGWLKLHDLCQGWQLAIRT
- a CDS encoding cyclic nucleotide-binding domain-containing protein encodes the protein MTFAKAGSLQSALNGKSQVTALFWKPKNRVLAFLIAFGGGALLGAVTIDLIGSAKEKGHLLELIIGSIIGSLFFTFVNQMVNNSGGFLRKPSTTLAYLTQQESRRFEEKISQLKRLEIFQDLPQQWRQKLAECLRFAHYAKGTTLYRQGDPSESLYIIDQGKIDLLDPQAGLTPFKHLVTNDIFGKLAFFTGSPHQTVAVVVEDTQLAVLSRSDFEELLETSPYLLEITKKMIEGEEIADYLQKYQGLDKNQIQTWVNLAREKIHQDRKIPSAVKIEQKEAEFLKLARQIRRFPVFSYLPQEDLEDIAARLIYRHQATGHIFFQPSEVADYLYFVEQGEVEVFYPSHLNQPSLLLTSGDAFGELAFITGLTHTVTAIAKTEVTVWILKKQDFEEMLQQSESLEKSIKIFLEDPRLQNYLQKRQGFEPTKVTDWVKQALESMNAGRLIPSATMMTEIVKEHQNAPMSIWLGLLMDGIPEALTIGAHLATQPLSNSLLAGLFIANYPEALSSSKGMKEQGFSIPKILVMWTSIMLLTGILSAVGSVVFADVPESVISLLESMAAGAMLTVIAETMVPEAYGKGGSIVGLSNLLGFLAIIVIKSLE